The region GATTGACCCATTTAAAACTCAAAGGACACTGGGTGCGTTGGTGCCACAATAGGTCATTGTTAAGGACCTAAGCTTCTTACAACTGTAAATAGGTCAACCTAATATATGTGTTAGTGCCTGGTGCCTGCCACCTTGtcccctttgctgtgtgtcatgaGTGCCCTCAGACTGGAGGCCGAAAAGCCCCCTGAAGGTCATCAAGGGCCGGTGTCCACATTTTTTAATCCTACCACCACAGAATTGTTGAAAAAGGGAGCTCGAGGAGGGTGGATGCTCCTAAGTTGGCTTAGCGCCACGTCTGAACCACGGCAAATGCCCAAACTGGGTCATGACTTGGTTCCTGTGTTCCTCAGGACATGACAGCTAATATTTTTAATGAGTCTGCTCTGCAGGGAGGGAGAAATGCAGTAGACCACAAACTCTGCAGGCAGGAACCGTTGGAAGAACCTTCTGAGTTTGGCTCAGTCCGGTGCAAGAAGTCTGCCCCTGCTGCTCAGACAGGCGAACTGCACCTGGTTTAAAGCAGACCTAATGTTACATTTTAACACTAAACGTCCCCCGTGAAGGGAAAGGGATGGAATTTGTCTTaaactgtgtgtatttgttttagGGGTTTGACAGACACTGAACAAACAGAGTGCTAGTCTAATCTGTGGTGGTTTATTCTCTGCACCTGCAGCTGCCCAACATGTTCGGTGCTCTGAGCTCAACCGTCATGTCTCTGATGATCGGCTCCTATgcctcctctgctgtcaccttcCCGGGGGTCAAGGTGATTTACAATATCTGTATTCCACTTTATATGTATATGTAACATAGCTTTGGTTCTCCTGCCGCCCACGCGCATGATTAAAGCACCGTCTGTCCCGTCCTCCCCCCAGCTGATCTACGACGCAGGCCTCTCCTTCCAGGCGATCATGTGGGGGTGGGCCGGTCTCGCCGGCTTCGtcttttttaactgtttctTCAACTGGCCCACAGAAGGCTTCCCGACCCCCGATGAAGTCGACTACAGGTCAGCACACCTGCCGCGTTTGTGAGGCGTTAGCATGGTGGGAGGGATttgacacatctgtgtgtgtttgtggccttCTGACAGCAAAATCCTCACAATGCAAGAGATGCCCTCATCAGACCAGAAGGCCACCGAGGAGAGGCTGAAGCAGAAGAACGGAGACCTCCAACACTCTTTAGAGAAACTTCCCAATGGTCCTGAGCCTGCGCCCAGTAAGTCATCAGATGGTCCTGTTTTACTTTCTTTTAGGAGAAATGTAGTTTCCATACGTGCCATGCATATTACACCCAGGCTTCTGGGTGGTGTAGCTAAGAGAACATCTTCTTCTCTCTCAGATTCCGTCCCTTTCCGACGGTCTGTCTTCTCTCCCATCTTCCTGTGGAGTCTGGTTACCATGGGAATGTCCCAGTTGAGAATCATCTTCTTCATGGGGGCGATGAACAAGATGCTGGAGTTTCTGGTCACCCACGGTGAAGAACATCGTAAGTGCTGAACCCTCAGCTGCCTTTCCAGGAAACCATCGATTTGAGTTGAGCTAATACGCCTGTTTTCCTGtctcagcatcagagcagctggTAATCGAAGCAGAGGAGAAAGGTGGGTGGTGTCAGCAGCTGGGGGGTGCTGGGGTTCTCCTGTTGTTCTTGTGTCTGACCCTCCGCTTCTCTCTTCAGTCAGTTTCTACTCGTCCATGTTCGgcaccctgcagctgctgtgccTGGTCACGTGTCCGCTCATTGGATACATCATGGACTGGAAGATGAAGGAGTGTAATGTGGAGGGCAACTCTGGCACGGAGAAGAGGTACGCCCAGCATTGCTCACGGGGCAGTTACTGGTATTTGTGGGCTGATGGGTATTTTTAGTTTTCTGAAGAACAAAACCATAAATCAGCTGTGTGTCTTCATCAGTGGGTCCAAAAGAGACCCGAAGATCCAGAAAGTGACCAACGCCATGCGGGCCTTCATTCTCACCAACCTGCTGCTGATTATCTTTGGAATCTGCTGCCTAATTGACAGCCTCCCcctgcaggtaacacacacacacacacacacacactgagtgtaCACACATGACTGATATTAATCATTGGCTCTTTTCTGTTTCCCTCCTCCAGATCTTGACTTTTATCCTCCACACTATGGTCCGAGGCTTCATCCATTCCTGCTGCGGGGGCCTTTATGCTGCCGTGTGAGCGCTCTGGACATGATGTGTAACACAATCGGGCCGGGGGAGACCTGTAGTCACGCAAACTGTCTCCCACAGGTACCCATCCAACCACTTCGGCACGCTGACGGGCCTCCAGTCCATGATCAGCGCCGTGATcgccctgctgcagcagcctctcttcatcatcatggtGGGGTCGCTACATGGAAACGCTTACTGGGTGAgtcagacgcacacacacgcacacacacacacacacacacacacacatatacaggaGTCTTGCATGTAAATGGAAGAACAAAGTGTTTCAGGCGGTTTTCCTGACGAcacagttttatttgatttaattaCCATAAACAGCACCGACACGCTGTAACTCCGGCGTCCTCTTTCAGTTAAACTTCGGCCTGCTCATCCTCTCGCTGTCCGGTTTCCTGCTGCCGGCTTACCTGTTCTACCACCGTCGAAACCTGATTAGGGAAAAGGCGGCCCGCGACAAGCACGCTGCGGGACCGGAGGTCGAGGCACTGAACCACGCTGGGGCCAACGGTTGCAAACCTCAAAGCAACGGCCTGACCGCCGTGGAGGCTTAGATCAACGCCACGGAGACGACAATCGCTACAAATGTGTTC is a window of Takifugu rubripes chromosome 14, fTakRub1.2, whole genome shotgun sequence DNA encoding:
- the slc43a1a gene encoding large neutral amino acids transporter small subunit 3; translation: MAPSLVQAYRRRWWMAVTAVLENLLCSAVLLGWGSLLIMLKREGFYSHLCSENDSVVVSLGNSSSGDEVDEWLSCVDQEEMLNLGFTIGSFLLSATTLPLGILMDKFGPRPIRLVGSSCFGLSCVIMAASAYDPHVLSALIFLALSLNGFGGICLTFTSLTLPNMFGALSSTVMSLMIGSYASSAVTFPGVKLIYDAGLSFQAIMWGWAGLAGFVFFNCFFNWPTEGFPTPDEVDYSKILTMQEMPSSDQKATEERLKQKNGDLQHSLEKLPNGPEPAPNSVPFRRSVFSPIFLWSLVTMGMSQLRIIFFMGAMNKMLEFLVTHGEEHPSEQLVIEAEEKVSFYSSMFGTLQLLCLVTCPLIGYIMDWKMKECNVEGNSGTEKSGSKRDPKIQKVTNAMRAFILTNLLLIIFGICCLIDSLPLQILTFILHTMVRGFIHSCCGGLYAAVYPSNHFGTLTGLQSMISAVIALLQQPLFIIMVGSLHGNAYWLNFGLLILSLSGFLLPAYLFYHRRNLIREKAARDKHAAGPEVEALNHAGANGCKPQSNGLTAVEA